The Engystomops pustulosus chromosome 3, aEngPut4.maternal, whole genome shotgun sequence region AGGAAAATCCTGTTTGGAAACACCTTTCAAACATTCAACTATGAATGGAAAAAGTCGTTTTTCAAGTTCAGGGAGGCTTTTTCAGAACTGGCTTACGCTATTGAAGCAGAGAAGGTAAGTGGTttgttaaaagacatctaccatcaaaatcaaacatgatcgGTAAATTAGGTAAATGTTATAGTAAAGATGGtcacagtttaaaggaaatctaacctcaaaatcaagcaagataacaCAGGGATACTTACTCACAGATGCATGCACCATGGGTGTGGTaatctttatatatttgttatccatggcttctttcCATCTAAATtcaacatttaaaaatatattaatgaGCCAATCCcacttaccagagcccctccatgctgtagcttcacaggcttttacactgtgcaggagagtgTATCTTCCCCCATGGTTCCTCAGGATTTCACCCCTTCTTCTGCgtgctgtaatatcacagcagCAGGTAGTGTTAGCACATGGTGGGAAGACTATACATGGCACAAGAAGATTTTCAGAGTTTTAAGTGGCGCTGCATACACATCATATGGATTAAAaacgatggggctcatttactaaggactccgttttgttttgcgccgaattccgtcgGGATTTTGGCGGACACGATCTGATTTCGGCGCAATCGCAGCGGCAGCTCTGGCAGTGGATCTAACGTCCAGCAGCATACCGAGACATTTCTCGATAAAACCAAAAGTCAGTTCGTCTTCACGATCAGGTGAGCCTAATATATACGTTGATATAAGTCCAATTGCATTGAAGATACCCATTGAATTGGGTGTGTTTGTCCTTCTTTTGTTTCCCTTCTGCCTGAGCTTGTCTCTCTCGAGCCTGAGAGAAGATTGTTCAGTAGTTTCTAGCTCCTTTGAACATAGTGGGAAGAGGAAGTGCTactgaacagtgtaacagtctgtgtagctacagcagagaGAGGCTGTATTTTATATCATTTAAAGGCTAACAATATTATCTCGGAAATAACAATATGAGAAATTTATATTTTTAAGGGTGGAACAAGAGCCATTCAACTGGTGGTCCAAGCGCACATCATAAAGTACTTGTTGTTTACAAGGAATAAGCATGAATACACTTCTATAAAGAGGTAAGACATAAGGAGAAAATGTATAAATGTTCATTTCATATAGAAAATTATTGGGACGGATTTATGATACAGTTTTGTTCCTTGCAAGCTATAATACCCTAACTTATGACAAGATTTTATCTTCTGAGACAGCTTCATAATGTTCCCCATCTCAGACAGTCATATGTTTTATTACAAAATTCCTGATATTGTGGATTCCTGAGCCCTGCTTCACCACCATGTGAAAAAGGGAtgtgcacacacatacatgcGTCTTGTTATTCAAGTCTATGGAACTACTGAAAATTGCTACAgactcccatagacttcaatggagaAGAGCGGTTTTGTGCAGCCACATTCTTCAATCTCACCATAGATGTGAGTCCCAGTGGTGGATATGTTgtaaaaacagatttttttgaAAAGAGTAAGTATATGGCGCCCATTAAATCGTATTAACAGTGGAAAAAGTTGTAATGTTCTTCCTTGATAGTTATTACTAACATTTTGATAGTAGTTGTGCTACTCCCAGAGAAATGAGCAAAACTTCCTTTGTTGCAAATTTAAAGAAGATTCCTTGTTTGGAGAAACTTGGCAGTAAATTGATTGAGTTACTGCCGAGTAGCTTTAAAGGTGATTGAGAGACTTTACCATCAAAGACTTTTATCTAAATGACCCACTGACTCACTTTGGCTGATGCTCTTGTATTTCACATACATAAATAGTATTAAaattagtgtttctcttttagtttATCAGAATTAAGCCAAAAGCAACAAGAAAGGGCCCTGGCAGCATCCATTGCGGATATCCTTTGGACAACTGGAGAGATGAAGAGAGCCACAATCTGCCTCATCACCAGTGACTCTTACTTTACTGAGAGCCCTGACTATAAGACTGATAATTTTACAGAAAGAGTATGTATGAGCGACACCTGCAACAaccacagtggtagcagccaaagcagctgctatggggcccgcggtgtcagggggccccatcatttgacctgacacattaaagaatggaggctgtgcaccattttttatatattatgtttcacatttgtacagcataatactgtatgtacataacATATTATGTGATGTATTTATACAGCATatgtctgtgatgtgtatatgctctatatatgtgcaCATGAGTGCATAAGTGAAGAggtgtatgcatatatatatatatatatatatatatatatatatatatcaatcagtgtataaatgtgtatgattgtaacttgcatgtgtgagtataaaaatatgtatagtagttacgccactggacacCTGTAAAAGTATTCATTATTTACTGTTGCACATAACAGGGCCTGCACAGAAATAATGTAGGGCTTGTAAGACGATGACTATTCAATTACAAATGTGTCATATACTCAAGCTATTCTCAGGCCATTTTTAAAAGAATCTGACTGCTCTGTTCAGAACCTGCATTTTCTGTTTAGCTTCTTGCTTTTAAACACCTAACACATAATGCTTTTGTCCATTACATGAATATTCCACTGTTTTATTTGGAAAGGTGCTATTCATATGCCGTGGGTGCATAAATCATGGGGAAATGAGTCTTACAGTATATGGTTTAATAACTACTCAACAAAGAAATACGTTTCAGAATATTGCTGCTAATTTTCTTCTCCTCTTAACAGCTCCAGTTATTTGAGTTTGAGGAAAAAGACAAACTGGAGACATTCCTTTGTTCGCACATACACTGTGTAAGTATTATTAATATTACTGTAGTAGTATCGTTATTATTGCTGCTACTAATActcttattactattattattattattattattatttttgtttaataTGAGAAAAATCTCAACTTGCAGCCTCACTGTAAGTCTTTGGAGCTTGCCTATGTTTataagaagtgtttgcgccagttttgtgtggcaGGTGCACTgtgccaacaagacagaaaaattgtGCACATAAAGTAGTGTGTTAGTGCTTAATCGGAGTTTGCTACACATTTATTTAcagcattgtgtcgcacgctggggcagatgtattatagtatatgtgccaaaaaagtgtcgGGAACTCAcatttttttaggtgcaaaagtgttgcggatcatttataatgtgtttgcgccagaaagaatagatgtttccgactatcctgaCTCGTCCATCTTTTGTTGGCATAAGTGGGTGTGGCCTATATGTTCCCTAtcatccgccacatttatgtggagtttgtcggcatttttaggcacaatttttggcgcaaaacagaccaggaaaaaatgctctgaaatcaaaagaaaaagaTAAACAGGCGcagcccatgtaagattttggcgcacatctcatttgtgtcggcatttttatggcgcccgactgattaGTTCCATCTGCGCATtcattacttacagccgtgcgctacttcaatacatcgggctgtgctttccgtagTCTGATCTCAGATGCTGACTGTCGAGGTTGCACTTAGTGCAGTTTTCCTAAcgattgataaatctgggccattgagaAGATTTATCAGGGTGTAGGCTTTCTGCCGTAAAACCCCTGAAATATTACCAGTTACTTGCACATAATCAGTAATCTATACGAATATTTCTTTAAATTTTATGCCACCTCCTCAACAAGTGGACATAAGGGGGTGTAAAGCAAGGTGTGACCGGCCCTGGCACCTGCTTACTCTCTATGGTCTGTGAACTTTAAGGActgaatgtttgcaggttttaCCACAAGTGCCAGTCGCCTGCCAGATACAATACATCAAACGCGTCACAGTATGATAAATCCCCTCAATTGTTGTTGATGATGCCTCTAAATTTATGTTTTAAGGTTTCATTTCCATTTGCACATTGTGGCATCTTCCAGAAGTCCATTATGTGGGGAGCTGTTACTACAGCTACTGGGTAGCTACTATAGATAGCTTTGTCACTTTTTGGTATTTTTAGAGGTAATTACTTTTAAGTTTAGAACCGACTCTAACAACATGGCTACTCTTGAGCAGTACTGCCACCTGATGGACAAAAATGAAAATGAACTGTGATGCATTCAAAGCAGTAAAGTTAATGTTGTTGTTTCCTTTTTTGGTATTTTAATATTAGTTTAAGGATGAGGGGAGCCATGGAGTGATATTGTTTCTGTACAGTTTACTCTTCTCCAGGACAATTACAAGGTGAGATGACATTTTTGGTTTGGTTTTAACGAACTGTGATTTACAGAATTGCCCAATTACATTTTTATACTACTTTTGTTTCTTTAGAATTCAACATGACTTGGATCATACAACAGCTCAACTCTTACACTTTTGTCTAGGAAACTACACAGTCCGACAGGTGACTTTGCAAAGTTTCTCCTTTCTATTTTTAAGTCTAACGTTTTAAAGAAGTTCCATGTATTTAAAATTCCTTTTTAGTGCAGGTGATAATAAGTAAACTTATTTGTTAATTAATATTTAATGATCTAATATCAATATCTGATGATAATGATCAatatatagtgattattttttTCCATACCTAAAGAATATTTCAACAAAAAAATCCACGGATTGCAATTACTTTATTTGGTGCAAAAATAAAAGCGTGGGAATATGTACATGGTTGAAATATCGCCAATACTTTCCTGGCACTTGGAGTTCCCTTTATCATGGTAAAAGAATATTTCTCTCCCAATTAATCTATTTAAGGAGATAAATGtatccagcgactgtctgtagAGTTATGTTTTTCAGCTGTGTCTAGAGGAGGGAACACTGATTTGGACACATTgctgaaagcaggaaaaaaagattagaaaaaaaatagtacaaagaaatatttttcctttaataaaatatattacaaagttgacTACTATTTCTGTGCTATTGATTTGTGAGATATTTAGCTTAAAAGTGAACAGGACAAGTAGATAAAGTTATGCAAACATTGAAAATTTAGCAATGTTCACACACGTGAATGAGCCATTTCTTCaagcagaataaaaagtaaaaaaaatatatataccgtatattccggcgtataagacgacctggtgtataagacgacccccctactttcctgttaaaatatagagtttaagatatattcgccatataagactaccccttttccaaacgcatacaaaacaccagtaaaaatttttaaaaaatcagatttgaatttaacatggtccttttttaatttaaattcttatgacatgcaggtatatagcaggaaaactgtcgctcataaacataaggcatacaacaacaacattaccatcgtccattttactgtaaatgttaccatactgtactataatactgccccttatgtacaggaatataactactatgccatataccaccgccagcctccccagtatatatctagccctcccctgtatatagccaaacaaccaccccagtatacagtcagccccccctatatattgccagccagtcccccccagtatacagccagctccccctgtattttgccagccagtccccccagtatacagccagccctctgtatatagccaaactgacccccccccccctagtatacagcacaTTCCAAACATCTGAATTGTCATccagggatttttttttgtaatatttataataatgttCCCCCCCACTCTTTCCTCTCTAATTTTTCTCtagagcttctcacctttcccgcgatccaccgaagctccactGCTACACTctggccggcggtgacagctcattgagcgctagcggctcacagaatatgacgtcagccgcgtgccgacatcatattctctgcgacgccggcacccacgtagctgtcaccggtggccggagtgtagcagcggagcttcggtggatcgcgagaaaggtgagaaacatcaccggcgtataagacgaccccagaccagacagaagatttttcagtcttcaaaagtcgtcatatacgctggaatatacggtacataaggTGAGAAAGATGCACAAAATGATTACCAGGGGTTCAATGAGCCAAACTCACATTCATAAATAATTAGAAGGTATTATAGGACTTAATAAGACAATTCCTAATAAGCACTGATATTAATATCATATCATATTTTTTATATAGCTCAAACACATTCCATGGCTAGGGGTATAACCTTGAAGGAGTGCAGTGGGTGCAGTTACACAGGGGCACATAAGGAGGCTAGTATTATTAATGATACATTACAGCTGGGACTCATGGTACATACTTTACACTGTGGACCAATACTATTAAGTTATGCCCCTCTGTACAGCACTTTAGAAATCAAAGGGTTCATTGTTCACTTTTGTTGAATCTATGAGTAAACCGGGGTGTCATATGTTCTTGCTAGTTACATGGTCCAGCCATCTTTTATCTATGTACTGCctgtaaagataatggggcaaatttacttacccggtccagtcgcgatcccgcggcgcgttctccgacgctgattcgggttctggtaaggtcgtgcacccgatgtccactaggtgtcgctgctgcattgAAGTCCGCtggcaatgcgccacaatccgatcgcatgtgccaaaatcccggggcaattcgacgcaaattggaaaaatttggaaaaacccGGCAGAAAAcgggattcggacccttagtaaatgtgccccataaaattAATTTCAATACATGTGTGGAGTTAGCGTACATACAGTAATAAGTAATATTGCTGAATGTAGGGGGCAAAGAGAAAAGAGTAAGTTTAGGTGGAGAATGATGTTGTGATGTAGTTGGGTTGTGTTCTGATGGCTCATTTAAAGCTGTGGAAGTTTGGTATTACAGTGTATTTTTGCTATGTGTAGTATGGTACACAGAGATGATGGAGAAGGGGTAGGGTGGTGCAGCACTATGGAGAGGTTTGTGGGTAAGTGTCATGAGTATATGTTGGATTCTGACATGGATAGGCAGCCAGTGCAATGACATAGAGTTACGGCATTGGTTTAGCATTAAGCCATAAAGATGAGCATGACAGCTGCCTTCAGGACAAGTTGAAGAGGGACATAGGAGTGAGACATAGGAGTGAGAAACATTAAGGGTTCCGTTGTATTAAAATCTGGTGAATTCTATAGATATTCACATAACAGTTGTCATGCAATTACCGTATTATCACATATTGGAACATAAATATTGGGAATAACAACTTCTTTTTTTACAAACCTATTGATATATTATTTAGTGTCTATTGTCTTTCATTTTCTTTTATCATTAAATATTTGCTGCAATGCAATACTAAATACAACAAGCTGAataaactttttttggggggggtttttGTTTTTGAGTAAAGTTTGTTTTATTTTCAGGCAGTTTTGAATCTGATGCTAACAGGTAGAGCAAGTCCACATGTCTTTAATGGTGACCAGGCTCTGGATGATCAGAATTTGGAGCAGATGTACCATGGGGTCCTGGCACGCAGTGAAGTAGGTTACTTACATTGGAGTAAAGAGGAAATGGAGCAGGACAGACTTCCCAGGGTAAGAGAAGACTTTGGAATTCAGAAGGGATCTGTTATTTTCCCTCTGGGATTAGCACTACTCTCATTCATGGGCTGTGCCTTACATTGTAACTCAGTACTATTCTTCTATACAATCCAGAAACAAACATTGTGCTGTTTTTAGAAAAACACAACTATTTGAGTTTTTTTTGTTCACTGTAGGTTGACAGTCTTTGCAGCACAAATCCAAGTCTGGCCGTgaaataaaaggaaatctaccggcaGAATGACCTAATATTAAGTAGTATCACTTCATAGGTAGTAGGACATGTGGGCATCCTCCGTCCGTATCtgcttttcattttctttttaacagctatttttatgtaaaatggacttttaaaaatatgctaatgagatgGAGGAGCCATCTAGAGGCCATCACTAGAGCCCCCCTGGGGTCCGTCCGACTAATACATGGCGGATCAGCCCCTATTCCCCTGCTCCTTTGTCCTTCAGCCCTGCCAGATAGCCAATGATGTGATCCTGCTCTCACCAATTCCGCACAAAAAACAAAGCCATTAAAAAGAAAGTGAAAAGCTGGTGCAAAGGGTGCTCACAGGACCTTGTAAGTGGCACTACTTTCTTATAGTTTTTTCTGCTGGTATCAAAATCAATCGGAGATAAACCCCCGAGGAACCGTGACTATTGTTATCCATGGATtctttccttcttaaatcaacttttagaattatgctaatgagccagaagagctcctgGGGGAATTACTAGTGATGTTGCCATCTgctgattcacaggctgttacactgtctcactctacACCTGTTCCTTAagcacttcctctgctgcagtgagatgatATCAGGCCGAGGGAggaggaaagtgctgagggagcagttagaggaggatgagacagtataacaggaaaggagaggagaggaaagTCTAAGCTATTTCTGGTGATTATCAAGAGAAGGTGAAAACTCAAGTTTCCAATATTTATTATGTAGGAATGATTCTAATCTattattttgtaatgtattttttaCATCTGTGTATGTAGTGCACATTGGCAGTCTGAACAGAACTGCTGGCTCACTGAAACCCTTACTCTAATCCAGCGAGGGTTAACATTCTCACAACGTCAGAGTTCTGCCCCTCTCACTTGAAGCATGCCTTatacccagggccggctccaggttttaggagGCCCCTGgccgacagagccttagtgggccccttcgtgggcttccctccagtagccacactgaccTACTTcgcgtagccacactgcccccctcctcctatagccacactgccccgctccccctgtagccacattgctccccctccccctgtagccacactgccctcctccgggaatgaaaaaaaaaatcacttttcctGGTTTCCCCGTAGCAGCGTCAGCAGGCACCTTCTTTCTTCAGCATGTGCCTGATGTATGCACCGGCTCTGAAGCCAGCACAcctgatgtgatgacatcatgatgtGCACCGGGTTCGGAGCCGTCGCATACAGTGCACAGAGCCCCTCGGGGAaatgaggaaaggtgagttttggattctgcctctatgctgctctCCCGACGAGCaaagcatagaggcagaaaagtacacaagccggatggtgatcatttctaccagtgtcttaaagcagcactggtacaattcATCCGGGGGCCTGGGTGGGCTCCTCCAGTACccttgggccccagcacttgcctgggttagccgggtgctggtgcCGGGCCTGCTCATTCCCTAATAAAAACATTGTGTTTGTTACCCTCCATTGCTTGTTAAAAGATTGTCATTCTAGCTGTCTTACCATGCTTGCTTTCTGTGCTTTGCTTGCAATTTGTTtgtacttcagttttttttttaatttggcttACGTTCTTGACTATTCTCCTTTGTGTATGATTCTGTACTTTAAATGCTAGCTAAGTTGTGACAATGATTGTCAACCTACCCTCTGTGTTATTTGCTTTTCTGTCTTGTTATATGTTCACATGTCCACACTTTGGCATAGGGAGGTACTGTCTTTGTGGATATCCTGTATCACCTAGTATAGTTACAGTATTAAGGTGCATTATCCCGTCTATCATCCTTGGGTCCATTATCCCAGTACAGTATTTAATAAAAAATCGGGTAATATGTAGTGTCTATACTATAGAACAATCATTCACAGGATGAGAAAACCTGTGCACATTTGCAGGTATTTATTCTCTGTTAGTTCCCATGAACTCTATCCCTAAGATCTAAGATATCATTTGAAGTGTGCTTTTTAATCTATTCTGTTTCTTGTGCATATTCTATGAATAAAGCAATGTTCTATAAATTCATGAATTGGATGCAGCCATTTTCATCTTCTCTTCATCATGCAATGATATGTCCTTGAAAATTGGTAAAAGGAGCACATAAGCACAGATGGAAAATTAGAGCATGCTATAttatgtataaaatattttaagaA contains the following coding sequences:
- the MINDY4B gene encoding inactive ubiquitin carboxyl-terminal hydrolase MINDY-4B, whose protein sequence is MERRPLGRERNLKPMELEEIATKISALDKWRAIFSSQGLKIQNPGFQTNQDHYHADEESEERAETSSSKTHGTFPGSIFYSIPRELIIASDLGGQPISVEMAMALRKILFGNTFQTFNYEWKKSFFKFREAFSELAYAIEAEKGGTRAIQLVVQAHIIKYLLFTRNKHEYTSIKSLSELSQKQQERALAASIADILWTTGEMKRATICLITSDSYFTESPDYKTDNFTERLQLFEFEEKDKLETFLCSHIHCFKDEGSHGVILFLYSLLFSRTITRIQHDLDHTTAQLLHFCLGNYTVRQAVLNLMLTGRASPHVFNGDQALDDQNLEQMYHGVLARSEVGYLHWSKEEMEQDRLPRVGSMLKTPKYPIWLCSINGAYSVLFGTNTSLLCDWKMEHIFDLYFYSGQPSQKKTAHLTVDTHSHHWEESYKIDESDHEKKFPSLEMVIRTKWEGAAINWHGTVPFF